A window of Cryptomeria japonica chromosome 3, Sugi_1.0, whole genome shotgun sequence contains these coding sequences:
- the LOC131033154 gene encoding pentatricopeptide repeat-containing protein At4g02750 — MKVLHLFPKQKQTQMIKLSFDGSVFSIRTKIPQYVNANSSRHLTTVYERGCLKETVHKFLNAVDKPVHFSSENVSLLQTCTKTKALPEAKLIHAHINEIGFIADRRLENTLLNMYVKCGTVEDARKVFDNMPDRDVCSWTVIIAAYSKQGSAEEALSLFNRMQTTGIQPNPFTYSSIISACGNLASLEKGMDIHEQIIRSGFQSHVSVGNSLVDMYAKCGRLDKARELFDKMPQRNLISWTVMIAAYSKHVKSPGDALALFNRMQREGFQPNQFTFASVLPACGDLGFLKRGVEIHEEIVKCGYESDLVVANALVDMYAKCGSIETARHVFDKMSKPGVVAWTALIAGYARNGQVVEAQKLFQEMPQRNVVTWNAMIVGFAQNGLMDEALKLFQEMPQRDVVSWNVMIVGYAQNGMLDEALKHFEEMPERDIVSWNGMIAGYAQNGFVDEALKLFKEMPQQDVVSWNSMIAGYTQNGLIDEALKLFKEMPQQNVVSWNAMIAGFVQNGHGEQALELFQQMQLAGMTPDSKTFASILPVCANNGALGKGMEIHEVILRTGLQFDVIVVNSLIDMYAKCGSIEKARVLFDKTSQRDAVSWTTMITGYAMHGFAKETLRLFKQMRDSGMIPDRITLLCVLIACSRAGLVDEGFEVFNCMSEYYHVTPTTDHYSCMVDLLGRAGRLDEAHDFINKMPIKPSAFVWSSLLGACRIHNNIELGEQVAEHIFQIDPNNPSPYVLLSNIYAAAGRWDDIEKVRKMMKDRGIKKTPGCSWIELSNQVHSFFVGDKSHPQTEEIYAELERLTCKMKMAGYVPNTSFVLNDVKEEEKERVLYYHSERLAITFGILNTSPGTTIRIMKNLRVCGDCHSATKFISKIVAREIIVRDVSRYHHFKDGQCSCGDYW; from the coding sequence ATGAAAGTGCTTCATCTTTTCCCAAAGCAGAAGCAGACGCAGATGATCAAACTATCTTTCGATGGATCAGTATTTTCAATTCGCACAAAAATACCACAATATGTTAATGCTAACTCTTCTCGTCATCTCACAACTGTATATGAACGTGGCTGCTTGAAGGAAACCGTACACAAGTTTCTAAACGCAGTAGACAAACCCGTGCATTTTTCTTCTGAAAATGTTTCTCTCTTGCAGACCTGCACTAAGACGAAAGCCTTACCAGAGGCCAAACTAATCCATGCCCACATCAACGAAATCGGATTCATAGCTGACAGACGTTTGGAGAACACGCTTCTCAATATGTATGTAAAATGTGGAACTGTGGAGGATGCTCGGAAAGTGTTTGACAACATGCCTGATAGAGATGTCTGTTCATGGACTGTCATCATTGCAGCTTATTCAAAACAGGGTTCTGCTGAGGAGGCATTGTCACTGTTTAATCGAATGCAAACAACAGGTATTCAACCCAATCCATTCACATATTCCAGCATTATTTCGGCATGTGGTAACCTGGCATCTTTGGAGAAGGGCATGGATATTCATGAACAGATAATTAGAAGTGGGTTTCAGTCTCATGTCTCTGTGGGGAATTCCCTTGTAGATATGTATGCTAAATGTGGTAGATTAGACAAAGCAcgcgaactgtttgacaaaatgcctcaacgaAATCTCATCTCCTGGACTGTGATGATTGCTGCATATTCAAAGCATGTAAAATCTCCTGGCGACGCGTTGGCTTTGTTTAACCGGATGCAAAGAGAAGGATTTCAACCGAACCAGTTTACATTTGCTAGTGTCCTTCCGGCGTGTGGGGACTTGGGGTTCCTGAAACGGGGTGTAGAGATTCATGAAGAAATAGTAAAATGTGGGTATGAGTCTGACCTAGTTGTGGCGAATGCCCTCGTAGACATGTATgccaaatgtggaagcatagaaacTGCGCGCCATGTATTTGATAAGATGTCGAAGCCTGGTGTGGTTGCATGGACTGCactgattgcaggatatgcacggAATGGACAGGTTGTTGAGGCTCAGAAATTGTTTCAGGAAATGCCTCAGAGAAATGTGGTCACATGGAACGCAATGATTGTAGGATTTGCACAGAATGGACTTATGGATGAGGCACTGAAACTCTTTCAGGAAATGCCTCAGAGGGATGTGGTCTCGTGGAATgtaatgattgtaggatatgcacagaATGGGATGCTTGACGAGGCCCTGAAGCACTTTGAAGAAATGCCTGAAAGAGATATTGTTTCGTGGAATGGGATGATTGCAGGCTATGCACAGAATGGATTTGTTGATGAAGCCTTGAAACTCTTCAAGGAAATGCCACAACAAGATGTGGTCTCCTGGAATTCAATGATTGCAGGATACACACAGAATGGGCTAATTGATGAGGCTCTAAAGCTTTTTAAGGAAATGCCCCAACAAAATGTAGtctcatggaatgctatgattgcaggatttGTACAGAATGGGCATGGTGAGCAGGCCCTGGAGCTTTTTCaacaaatgcaattggctggtATGACACCAGACTCAAAGACCTTTGCCAGTATCCTCCCAGTGTGTGCTAATAATGGCGCTCTAGGAAAAGGTATGGAGATTCATGAAGTAATACTTAGGACTGGATTACAGTTTGATGTCATTGTGGTGAATTCTCTAATAGACATGTACGCTAAATGTGGGAGCATAGAGAAAGCACGGGTATTATTTGACAAAACAAGTCAGAGAGATGCCGTTTCTTGGACAACAATGATTACAGGATATGCCATGCATGGCTTTGCGAAAGAAACCCTCAGACTCTTCAAACAAATGAGAGACTCTGGCATGATCCCAGATCGCATCACCTTACTTTGTGTTTTGATTGCTTGTAGTCGTGCAGGTCTGGTGGATGAGGGCTTTGAAGTATTCAATTGCATGAGTGAATATTATCATGTCACACCTACAACGGACCATTATAGCTGCATGGTTGACCTCCTTGGCCGAGCTGGGCGTCTGGACGAAGCACATGATTTTATCAACAAAATGCCCATAAAACCCAGTGCTTTCGTGTGGAGTAGTTTGCTTGGTGCTTGTAGAATTCACAACAACATAGAATTAGGAGAACAGGTAGCAGAACACATTTTTCAGATAGATCCTAACAATCCTTCACCTTATGTGCTTCTCTCAAACATCTATGCTGCAGCTGGCAGGTGGGATGACATTGAAAAGGTTCGGAAAATGATGAAAGACAGAGGCATAAAAAAGACGCCTGGATGCAGCTGGATCGAGCTCAGTAATCAGGTTCATAGTTTTTTTGTGGGAGACAAATCACATCCACAAACAGAGGAAATCTATGCAGAGTTGGAGAGATTGACTTGCAAGATGAAAATGGCAGGATATGTTCCCAATACAAGTTTTGTGCTGAATGATGTGAAGGAGGAAGAGAAGGAACGGGTTCTTTATTACCATAGTGAGAGACTAGCCATTACATTCGGTATTTTAAACACATCCCCCGGAACAACTATTCGAATTATGAAAAACCTTCGGGTGTGTGGTGATTGCCACtctgcaacaaagttcatatctaAGATTGTTGCACGAGAAATTATTGTTCGAGATGTTAGCCGTTACCACCATTTCAAGGATGGACAGTGTTCTTGTGGAGACTACTGGTGA